A genomic stretch from Hemicordylus capensis ecotype Gifberg chromosome 1, rHemCap1.1.pri, whole genome shotgun sequence includes:
- the LOC128324028 gene encoding fatty acid-binding protein 5-like, which translates to MSSAEDFLARWRLISSEGFDEYIKELGVNMAMRKMGSMAKPCEGFDEYIKELGVNMAMRKMGSMAKPDIIISKEGDTIRVKTESTFKTHEFSFKLGEKFEENTIDGQKTQTLITLDDHNTLTQNQEWDGKETTITRKLIDGQMVMECVMNAVKCTVNLSESMKTLASILGQC; encoded by the coding sequence ATGTCCAGCGCAGAAGACTTTTTGGCCAGATGGCGCCTTATCTCCAGTGAAGGCTTTGATGAGTACATTAAAGAATTGGGTGTGAATATGGCTATGAGAAAGATGGGAAGCATGGCCAAGCCATGTGAAGGCTTTGATGAATACATTAAAGAATTGGGTGTGAATATGGCTATGAGAAAGATGGGAAGCATGGCCAAGCCAGATATTATCATCAGCAAGGAGGGAGATACAATTAGAGTGAAAACAGAAAGCACTTTTAAAACACACGAATTCAGCTTCAAATTGGGTGAGAAGTTTGAAGAAAATACCATCGATGGTCAAAAAACTCAGACCCTTATCACCTTAGATGACCATAATACATTGACCCAAAACCAAGAGTGGGACGGCAAAGAGACCACAATAACCAGAAAACTAATAGATGGGCAAATGGTTATGGAATGTGTGATGAATGCTGTTAAATGTACTGTGAATCTATCAGAAAGCATGAAGACACTGGCTTCCATTTTGGGTCAATGCTGA